AGGCGCAGCAACTTCGAATCCTGAGCGATGTGTATCGGGCGCTCGGCTCCGATTGCAGTCGCCGAGGGGTTCCGGTTGTCTGGATCTTGCTGCCTCGCGTGGGACGGTCGGTCAGCGCGACCGAGCGACAGACCCTGGTTGACCTTGCGAAGGCCTCGGGGTTCGATCCGGTGCTCGATCTCTCCGACGCCTTCGACGGCCTCTCCCCCGCAACTCTGGCGATTGGCCCGAACGACTACCACCCGAACGCCCAAGGGCATGCGATCCTCGCCCAACGCCTGGAGGACGCGCTGGCCAATCGGCCGGGTGCCCCCTGGACCCAACCGAGCCGGCCCGGATCGGCCGGGGGAGCCGCACACTGATGACCCGAAACCTCACCGTACGAGCCCCCTTGCTGTCGGCCCTCCTGCTTTCGGCCGCGCTGCTCGCTGTCGGCCTGATTGACTGGCCGGCGGGTCGAGCACGATCGGCCATGCAGTCGCTGCGATCGACCGAGGGCAACAACGCTGACCGCGACGCCAACGCCGGCGGGTACTATGAGGGACTCATCAACCGCGGTGATCCCGAGGACCGGGCCTCGGATGAAGTTGCCTTGCGATTGCTGGGGAAGCCCGGCCGCTGGGTGAGCTTCCACGATATGGGGGCCACGCACTACATTCCCGATTCGTTCATTCAGTTCCAGCTTTATCCGAACATTCGCAAGCCGGTGTTCGATCATGAGTTCACCACAAACGAGCACGGCCTGCGCGATCTGGAAGGCTATCAGGTCGCCAAGCCTCCAGGAACGTTCCGGATCGTCTTGCTCGGCTCGTCGATCGACATGGGCTGGGGTGTCGACGTTTCAGAAACGTACGAGAACTGGCTCGAAGAATGGCTCAATGCCCGGGCGGTGAAGATCGGGCTCGATCGCAAGTTCGAGGTGCTCAACTTCGCCATGGCCGCTCACGGACCAGCGCAACGCCTGGAACGGTTCCGCACCTTCGCGAGCACTTTTGATCCTGATCTTGTGCTCTACTCGGGAACGATGCTCGACCCGAGGCTCTCGGAGATCCACCTTTGCGACCTCCTGCGCTATCGAGCCGACCCGACGTACGACTTTGTGCGGGCGGTGCTTGAGGTCGCTGCCCTGACCGACGACGATCTTGCGCTGACCTCCGAGGGCCAGCTCAAGCGCCGAGGCCGCCTGAAGGCGAAACTGGCGCCGCACCTCTGGACGGTCGGCGACGGCGCGGTCGGCATGCTGGCCGCCGAATGTCGATCCCGGCGCCTGCCCTTGGTGTATCTGATCATTCCTCGGGCCGGCCTGTCGGATCTTCCCGGCAACCGGGACGAAGGAGTTTATCGGCATCAGGAAATGGCTCGTCGCCACGGCATTCGTTTAATTGACCTGACCGGAGCGTTCGACGACGAGGATCCCTCGTCGCTCGCGCTCGCCCCCTGGGACGACCACCCGAACGCCGAAGGCCATCGGTTGATCTTTCTCGAACTGGCCCGAGCCCTCGTGGCGGATCCCGAGCTTTCGATGCTCTTGCTCAATGCCGAAGGCGGTGGGCGTCTGTTGACGGCTCACCCGCTCGATGAGTTCGATGACTCGCATCCGTAATCGTTACCAATCGACCGAAGCGGCCGGGGTGGCCTGCGTCTCGCTCGCACCGGCTTGACCGCCTTTCGATCACATCTGCGGCTCGTGACCCTTCCTGTGATGACCGTCAAAGGACTGACGACCATGCAACCTCACCGAATCGCTCCACCACGGACCACCAGCGAACGTTCGACCTCGGCTCCGACCGGTTCTTCGATTCGCTTCCATCCCGATCGCCGGATCGATACGGGACATTCCGCGCACCGGCCGGCGCTGGCTCCTCGGGAGACGATCCACCTGGCCCAGTTGCTCGATCGCGCCGCCAGCCGATGGCCTGATCGGGTCGCGGTCGAGACCGAAGACGGTCAGACGATGACCTATGCCCAGCTCGACCACGCCGCCGATCGGCTCGATGCCCGCCTGGCGCGTTATGGTGTGGGCCGAGGGGACCGTGTGGGGGTGATGCTGCCGAAGTCTCGGGAAGCTGTCGCGGCCATTCACGGCATCCTTCGTGCGGGGGCTGCCTATGTACCGGTCGATGCCACCGCTCCGGTCGCCCGGGGAGCCGGGATTCTGGCCGACGCCTTCGTCAAGACGATCGTGATCCATGCGTCTCTGGTCGCCTCCCTGCGCAACGCCTGGCCCGGCCCTGGCCCGCTGCCCAAGTTGATCGTTGTGGGAGAGACCGGCGACGACGATTGCGCGACCTGGGACGAGGTGATGGCCGACGAGGCTCCCACGCCCGATCCGTCCCCTCGGTTCGATGGCGATGTGGCATACATTCTGTATACCTCGGGATCGACCGGCACGCCCAAAGGGGTGACCCTGACGCATCAGAATGCGTTGTCGTTTCTCGACTGGTGCGTCTCGACGTTCGGCCCCGAGCCGGGTCGACGCTTTGCCTCGCATGCGCCGTTTCATTTCGATTTGTCGGTCTTTGATCTCTACGCCTCGTGCCGGGCAGGGGGAACGCTTGTTCTTGTGAGCGAGGCGATGGGGAAAGACCCGGCTCGGCTGGGCGATTTCCTGGCCGAAGGTCGGATTGACGTCTGGTATTCTGCGCCGTCGATTCTCGGCCTGCTGGCCGAGTTCGGCCGCCTCGATCGCCCGGAATTTCACGCGCCGTCGCTCGTGCTGTTTGCGGGAGAGGTGTTCCCGATCACGCAGCTCAAGCGGCTTCGGAAGCTCTGGCCATCGGCCACGCTCTGGAACCTTTACGGGCCGACGGAGACGAACGTTTGCACGGCGTACCGGATTCCCGCCTCGATCAACGACGACCGGACCGAGGCCTTCCCAATCGGCCCGGTCTGCCCCCCGCTTGAGGCGCGAGTGGTGGATGAGCAAGGCGACGACGTTCCCGAAGGAGACGAGGGGGAGCTTCTCATTTCCGGGCCGGGCGTGATGCGTGGTTACTTCGGGCGCGATGATCTGACGGAATCAGCCTTCATGGAAGGCCCCGACGGCACCCTCTGGTATCGGACCGGAGACCTTGTCGCAGACCAGGGCGGCGGTTGCTTTGCCTATCACGGGCGTCGCGACCGGATGGTGAAGAAGCGAGGCTACCGGATTGAGCTGGGAGAAATCGAGGCGGCGCTCGATCGCCTCGACGGCATCTCCCGAGCCGCGGTGGTTGCCGTACCGGGCGACGCCGGTCTGACGATCACGGCGTTCGTTGCCATGAAACCGGGGCAGAAAGGCTCAATCATCGCGGTCAAGCGGCATTGCACCGCGCACTTGCCTGCCTACATGATTCCTGATGCCATCCGGTTTCTGCCCGCTCTGCCGTCAACCTCGACGGACAAGATCGACTATCCCCGGCTGATGGCGATCGCCTCAGGCGAGGCCTCGTCCGAGGCGGCCTGACGGCGGGGGCGTCTTCCCTGGACTCCGGAACGTTCCGAGGTGCTCGTGCGGCTGATTCCCGGTCACCTGACGAGCTGGAAGCCCTGGTATTACCGGGCCTTGATCCCGGCACTGCGGCGGCTTGGCCCCGAGCAGTCGGATGCCGTCCTGGAATCCCTCGGCCGTCTCGTGGCTCGCTCGCCGTACCGAGCCCGGCGGATCGCCGCTCGACTGGCCGACGCTCGCGAAGGGCTTCAGGCCGACTGGGATCTCGACGCGGCCCGACGGGCGCTTGCCGGTAATCTCGCGCGGTTCTCGGCGCGTGATTGCCTTCTCTCCGGGCTGTCGGACGAGGCCGCCCTGAGCCGGTTCGACGTGACTGGAGCCGAGCACCTTGATACGGCGATCGGATCGGGATCGGGCCTGATCCTGCTCGGGTCGCACTTCGGCGCCTACCTGGCGGCAATGCACTGGCTCGTCCGTCGTCGGGTCCCCTTGCGGATGATGCTGCAACGTCCCCACCATGTCTCCGATGAGCTGTCACGCTGGTTCGACCTGGCTGGAACGCTCGACGACCCGAACGGCCTGCCCCGCCACCCGCAATCGGCCTTGTTTCTGAGACGAGCCATGCCGTCGGGAGACGGGGTGTTGCGTGTGCTTCGAGCGCGATCGGCCCTGGTCGAGGGCCTGGCGGTCTTGATCAACGGTGATGTCGCCTGGGACTCCCGCTGTGCTCGACCGGGTCGATTGCTCGGGCGTCGGGTCCAGATTCAGTCGGCCTGGGCCGATCTGGCCGTGGTGACGGAGGTGCCCGTCGTACCGATCTTTTGCTCGCACCGGCCCGCGGGGCGATTCGCGATGACGATTGATCCCCCCTGGTGGATCGCTCCGGGGAGTCAGCAAGACGCGGTAGACCACTACCTTGCGCGACTCGACGCCATGATTGCGAACGAACCGGCCGAGGCCATCTCGCATCTCCTCTGGCCGACCGATGATCGTCCGAGCATCCCCGGCCCTGCTGCCCCTCGGCTGCGATCGACCGCCCCGGGCATCCCCTCCCGAACAATCGAGCAGACGACATCCGTGCGCAGGCTCCCTGGAGCCTGAACATGCCCGTGACGGAGGGAACGCACGAGCCGACCCTTGCCGGCGGATCGACTCAGTGGGGCCTGGTTTTCGAGGCGAGCCGGGTGCGGTCGGGCCGCAGTTCGAGGGCAAGCATCCGATCGGGCTCCCCTTTTCTCGGATGGATCGACGTGGCGCGATCGAGCAGGCGCACCCGTCCCAGATGCTCCAGATCGTCGAGAATCCACTGCGGACCCACGACGTAAACCCGTTCCTCGTCCGAATCGAACTCGATGACGAGCCGATCCGCAAACGACGCCACATCATCGTGTCGCCGAACCGGAATGGGCAGATAATAGGTGATCTGGGGATCAGGAATCCCGACGACCGAGAGATCGGCGTCGGGAGGCAACTCGGCCGAGAACCGCGTGGCCAGCTCCGATTGCCCGCGATAATCGTCGACCTCGGGCATCGCGAGCGATTGCACCAGGACAAAGGCTCCCCAGACCACCGCGAACGTGCCGGCAACGGCCGCTCGGGGCTGACCCGCGTGCCAAAGTCGATCGGTGATCGTCAGCCCCAGGCCGACCAGCGTCGCAATACTCGCCCCGGCCAGGGGCAATCCCGACCTACCGCTCGCGGCAAGGCCAAGCACACCCACGATCCCGAGAAGGCCAAGCAACGGCATGGTCAGTCGGGAGATGCGGGCGATCGGCCAATGTCGGAGACGATCGGGGATCGCTCCGGTCATGATGCGAATCAGGCCAAGCGCCGCCCAGATCGACAGCGGAGGCAAGGCCGGAATGATGTAGTGCTTGTGCTTCCAGGCCGAGAGGGAAAGCACGAGCATCATGCCGAAGGTCCAGCAGAGCAGGAACCGCCCTCGAGGATCGCTCGTCTTCTGCGCTCGAACGGACTTCGCGTGGGTCAAGGCTCCGAAGATCGCCAAAGGGGTCCAGGGCAAGGCGAGCCAGGCCGAGGTGTAGCCATAGAACATCGGGTCCTTGCCACCGCCGCCCAGATCGCCGCTGAAGCGTTCCACATTGTGCCGCCACCAGACATCGAGCAGGCCCGGTTCGCGAAGCATCGCCGCCGCCGGCCAGGCAACGACCAGGGCCAGCATGACCATCCAGCCGATGGGGTCGAGGAGCAATCGCCAGGCAAGCCACTTGCGTTCCGCGATCGCAAACAGGCCGCTGCCCACGGCGACCAGGACCAGGCCGACCGGCCCCTTGACCAAAAACGCCAGGCCCGCCGCCCCGAAATAGGCCAGACGCCAGCCGATCGGAGGCCGGTCGCCGTTGCGATCGAGCACGCCGGCCGCGAAGGCCGCCATTGCCATCGTCACGATGGCGCAGAGCATCATGTCTGCTTCCGCCAGCCGCCCCTGCATGAACACATAGACTGAGCTGGACTGAATCAGACCCGCCAAGAGGCCGACGCGGTCGCCATACCAGCGAGCCGCCAGCCAGGCGATGACCAGACTGGTCAGGACGGCCGAGACCATTGCCGGAAGCCGAGCAGCCCATTCGGCCTCGGTGTCGAAGACGAGCAGCGAGGCGGCGATCGACCAGTGCATCAAGGGGGGCTTGTCCCAGATTGGCATCCCCATGATCCGGGGAACCAGCCAGTCGCCCGATTGCAGGAATTCCCGCGCGGGTCCGGCAAAGTTCACCTCATGGAAGGTCAACGCCCAGGGCTGACCGAAATTGACCAGCAATAACGTCAGACCATAGAACGCGACGACCAGCGCGGAACGGACGGAAAGGGGGTCGGTCGACGTCGAACCGACCGAGGGTAAGGTCTTCGAATTAGCAATGACCGCAGAGGGTTCCATCATGCGGCCAACCATGCCTCTCACCCATCCCTGTTCCGAAACTCAATCGGTTCCTCCGATCGGGCAATCTGCTCGAACACGGGGGAATCCGCCACCTGAAGCACTCTCGATCATGACCGCAACCTTTTCCATCGACAAGGGTGCGACAGCACTTGAGGCGATTGGAGGCGGTTCGCTCGCCTCAAGACGGATCCATCTCGTCGTTGGTGCTGCCAATCCCCAGGCATCGGGGAAGCCAGGCGCGGGTCGATCGGCTCGCGGCGATCAGGAAGGGAACCTTGGGTAAGGCGGCCACCATGCGGAGGTCGTCGGTCAGCGTGCTCCGGTCGCTTAAAAAACGGACCAAGGGGTCGGCGTCCACCCCGTCGAACATCCGAGCGAACAAATCGGGAGCGCGGGAGGGTCGATCAAGGAGCGCCCGAAGGAACACGGCGTCAAAGAAATCATATTTCCGATCGGCGATTGGTGCATCGAGCCGTGCGCGGGTCGATCTGTTGCCCGCGATCTGTTCCGCGATCCGCCGACACTGCCGCTGGATCCGGACGAAGGCATACCCGCTGGATGGCCTCGCCGCTCCTCCAGCCAGGCCAATCGGCACGATCCGGGCTCCTGGCGCGGTGTTCGGCCGATGGGTTGTCATGGGAATGCGTCCGGCTTCTTCTTCGATCACCTCGTACCGCTCGACGTCGAAGCAGCGATCGAGGTAGGAGGCAATCTCCTCTCGGTGTCGACTCGCCGAAACCGGATCGGGAAAGAGGTACGTGTTCTCGACCAGCGCTTCGCGATCGGACAGTGGAAGGACATAGACGAAATGAGGCCCATCCGACTGATCGACACGGAAGTCCATAAGGATTGGACAGGCGGGATCAAACACCGAGTGCTCGGTCCGAACCGTCTGGCCGAGGAAGTGCTGGACCATGGCGGCCTCTCCCGAACGCGCGGCTTCGGCCAGGGCTGCCGGTCGCCGAGCACTGGTATAGGCCCGGACACCGCGAATCGTCTCCTGAGCCAGATCGACCGCAACGGTCTCGGCTTCGAGGGTCGTCGCTCGGATCGACGCGCCGAGGTACGGGTCGATCGCGTCGTCCCCGGCCAGGCGATCGAGAATGCGGCGGTAGACGTCGATCGACCGCAAGCGTCGGTATCGGTAGCGCGTCGACTGCGATTCGATCCAGTTCCCCCGCTCATCCACGACGGCCCATCGAGTCCAGGCGTGGGTGGCGAGGTCGTCAAAGGGGGTCGGCTCCACATCCCAGTAGCACCAGGTACGGTCGTTCGCGTACCCCGGCCGCCGATCGACCAGCGCCATCGACCCGCGATCGCCGAGCGACCGCAAGTGCCAGGCCAGGCTCAGCCCGGCACATCCGGCTCCGAGGATCACATGATCGTAGGTCGTCGTCGACGGCCGCGGCGTTCGGTGCCGGGGCACGAGGATCGAGTCGCGGGAATCACTGATCGCGGTTTGGGGCATCCTGGGTGGACTGATCACGACCGCACCTCCCCTGCCCTCGGCCGATCCCAGACCGCCTGCATGCGGTCCATCCCCAGCACGACGATGACGTGAGGCAGTGTCAATGCGCTGACCATCGCCAACGCTGCCAGGCCGAAATCGGCCACGTCTCCGGTTCTGGCTCGCACGAACCACCAAAGGCCCCCCATCATGGCCAGGGCGATCAACGTGGTCGGCAGGGTGGAACGATGGAACCGGGCCAGTGCGGTGAGCCATTGGCCGGCACGGGCCGCCGATCGGGTGGGCTCGGCCACCGGCAGCAAACGCACGACATGCCGAACCGAATGCCAGGCATTGAAATAAACTCCCATCGCCAGAACCGGCGGCACGACCGAAAACAGGACGACCAGCAACGCCGAACCCGCCGCCTCGCTCAGCGCAACGGCTCGGCGATCGGGACGTCGCCAGGCTTCCACGGCGAGCGTTGCCAGATGAAAAGCAACGAGAAGTCCCACCGCGACCAGACCGGCTTTCCGAATCGATTCCGGAATGGCCCAGCGGGCCGAATCGCCAAAGAGACGGCCGGTGAGGGCATTGGCCGCCTCGGCGAACATGGCGTCGAAGACCAGCACCGGAAGGGCGATGGGCACCACCCCCCGAACCAGAAGCAGCAGCACCGACCGCCAGGCCGGCCATTCGCCGGTGTGGTCAGGCGAATCATCTCCCTCGACTTGCAGCCCGAACCGGTCGACTCGGCTCCAGTAGAGATCGCCCTGGCCAAAGTGGAATGCTGCCACGACCAGAAACCCAATCAGAGCCGCCATGGGCGCGATCCACCAAAGCATCAAGACAACCGCGATTGCCCCCAAATACCCCGCAAGAAACCCCAGGCCGCCCGGCGACCGATCGCTCTCGGTAGGAATCCGATGATCGAGCGCTCCGTGGGGAATCCCGAACACGAGGAGCCCCACCCCCCAGGGTGCCCACTGCACCGCCGGCCACTCGGCAACCTCAGGGGCAAGTGCGACCAGCCCCAGCGCAGCGGTACAGGCCAGAATCCCTGGAACCGATGCCATCAGGCTCATCGACGCAGATAGATATGACATGTGACCCTCAACTCGGGTCGGGGAACCCCATAAAGAATCCGGTCGTTCAATGGAAGTGGCTGCATCCCCGGCGATGTTGTAGACATGACTCC
The DNA window shown above is from Tautonia rosea and carries:
- a CDS encoding SGNH/GDSL hydrolase family protein yields the protein MTRNLTVRAPLLSALLLSAALLAVGLIDWPAGRARSAMQSLRSTEGNNADRDANAGGYYEGLINRGDPEDRASDEVALRLLGKPGRWVSFHDMGATHYIPDSFIQFQLYPNIRKPVFDHEFTTNEHGLRDLEGYQVAKPPGTFRIVLLGSSIDMGWGVDVSETYENWLEEWLNARAVKIGLDRKFEVLNFAMAAHGPAQRLERFRTFASTFDPDLVLYSGTMLDPRLSEIHLCDLLRYRADPTYDFVRAVLEVAALTDDDLALTSEGQLKRRGRLKAKLAPHLWTVGDGAVGMLAAECRSRRLPLVYLIIPRAGLSDLPGNRDEGVYRHQEMARRHGIRLIDLTGAFDDEDPSSLALAPWDDHPNAEGHRLIFLELARALVADPELSMLLLNAEGGGRLLTAHPLDEFDDSHP
- a CDS encoding amino acid adenylation domain-containing protein, with amino-acid sequence MQPHRIAPPRTTSERSTSAPTGSSIRFHPDRRIDTGHSAHRPALAPRETIHLAQLLDRAASRWPDRVAVETEDGQTMTYAQLDHAADRLDARLARYGVGRGDRVGVMLPKSREAVAAIHGILRAGAAYVPVDATAPVARGAGILADAFVKTIVIHASLVASLRNAWPGPGPLPKLIVVGETGDDDCATWDEVMADEAPTPDPSPRFDGDVAYILYTSGSTGTPKGVTLTHQNALSFLDWCVSTFGPEPGRRFASHAPFHFDLSVFDLYASCRAGGTLVLVSEAMGKDPARLGDFLAEGRIDVWYSAPSILGLLAEFGRLDRPEFHAPSLVLFAGEVFPITQLKRLRKLWPSATLWNLYGPTETNVCTAYRIPASINDDRTEAFPIGPVCPPLEARVVDEQGDDVPEGDEGELLISGPGVMRGYFGRDDLTESAFMEGPDGTLWYRTGDLVADQGGGCFAYHGRRDRMVKKRGYRIELGEIEAALDRLDGISRAAVVAVPGDAGLTITAFVAMKPGQKGSIIAVKRHCTAHLPAYMIPDAIRFLPALPSTSTDKIDYPRLMAIASGEASSEAA
- a CDS encoding ArnT family glycosyltransferase; translated protein: MVGRMMEPSAVIANSKTLPSVGSTSTDPLSVRSALVVAFYGLTLLLVNFGQPWALTFHEVNFAGPAREFLQSGDWLVPRIMGMPIWDKPPLMHWSIAASLLVFDTEAEWAARLPAMVSAVLTSLVIAWLAARWYGDRVGLLAGLIQSSSVYVFMQGRLAEADMMLCAIVTMAMAAFAAGVLDRNGDRPPIGWRLAYFGAAGLAFLVKGPVGLVLVAVGSGLFAIAERKWLAWRLLLDPIGWMVMLALVVAWPAAAMLREPGLLDVWWRHNVERFSGDLGGGGKDPMFYGYTSAWLALPWTPLAIFGALTHAKSVRAQKTSDPRGRFLLCWTFGMMLVLSLSAWKHKHYIIPALPPLSIWAALGLIRIMTGAIPDRLRHWPIARISRLTMPLLGLLGIVGVLGLAASGRSGLPLAGASIATLVGLGLTITDRLWHAGQPRAAVAGTFAVVWGAFVLVQSLAMPEVDDYRGQSELATRFSAELPPDADLSVVGIPDPQITYYLPIPVRRHDDVASFADRLVIEFDSDEERVYVVGPQWILDDLEHLGRVRLLDRATSIHPRKGEPDRMLALELRPDRTRLASKTRPH
- a CDS encoding lycopene cyclase family protein, whose product is MISPPRMPQTAISDSRDSILVPRHRTPRPSTTTYDHVILGAGCAGLSLAWHLRSLGDRGSMALVDRRPGYANDRTWCYWDVEPTPFDDLATHAWTRWAVVDERGNWIESQSTRYRYRRLRSIDVYRRILDRLAGDDAIDPYLGASIRATTLEAETVAVDLAQETIRGVRAYTSARRPAALAEAARSGEAAMVQHFLGQTVRTEHSVFDPACPILMDFRVDQSDGPHFVYVLPLSDREALVENTYLFPDPVSASRHREEIASYLDRCFDVERYEVIEEEAGRIPMTTHRPNTAPGARIVPIGLAGGAARPSSGYAFVRIQRQCRRIAEQIAGNRSTRARLDAPIADRKYDFFDAVFLRALLDRPSRAPDLFARMFDGVDADPLVRFLSDRSTLTDDLRMVAALPKVPFLIAASRSTRAWLPRCLGIGSTNDEMDPS
- a CDS encoding Brp/Blh family beta-carotene 15,15'-dioxygenase, with protein sequence MSYLSASMSLMASVPGILACTAALGLVALAPEVAEWPAVQWAPWGVGLLVFGIPHGALDHRIPTESDRSPGGLGFLAGYLGAIAVVLMLWWIAPMAALIGFLVVAAFHFGQGDLYWSRVDRFGLQVEGDDSPDHTGEWPAWRSVLLLLVRGVVPIALPVLVFDAMFAEAANALTGRLFGDSARWAIPESIRKAGLVAVGLLVAFHLATLAVEAWRRPDRRAVALSEAAGSALLVVLFSVVPPVLAMGVYFNAWHSVRHVVRLLPVAEPTRSAARAGQWLTALARFHRSTLPTTLIALAMMGGLWWFVRARTGDVADFGLAALAMVSALTLPHVIVVLGMDRMQAVWDRPRAGEVRS